The following proteins are co-located in the Deferrivibrio essentukiensis genome:
- a CDS encoding helix-turn-helix domain-containing protein, which produces MNSIYHNLRKIKSDVAARLLIREVLAKNNGNVTKTASILGISRHTVRRARDGRLEDCSRAPKRVNRKYSDSFKQLILVEAKNTGYGARRLSKYLKEKYSILIQEDYIKFLLRKNKVNKKYVRTKNNNRRRLYDYESLLPFTELQVDTKHILDEKALPMEVYEHIKNRLLPTYAYNAIDVKTRIRFTMYAHSLNATYGILFLFIVILWMRLNNVRDRIRIRVDNGGEFFSGSEKKLKTFNDLVSILNAEAYTIPPRAKHLQGIIESSHKLDDEYFFSSHVLTCNDDRAFIKKAQEWLNVWNTARNHFGVGMNGDTPLQKLKSLKTIINQNIVKFPVLMLEDVTKYVGNIYDIVVSYISKQLINQGGKYVIDQC; this is translated from the coding sequence ATGAATAGTATATATCACAATTTAAGAAAAATCAAATCTGATGTAGCGGCCAGATTACTCATTAGAGAGGTTTTGGCAAAGAACAATGGTAATGTAACTAAGACTGCCAGCATATTAGGAATAAGTAGGCATACAGTTAGGAGGGCAAGAGACGGTAGATTAGAAGATTGTTCAAGGGCTCCTAAGAGGGTAAATAGAAAGTATAGTGATAGTTTTAAGCAATTAATTCTTGTGGAGGCAAAAAATACTGGCTATGGAGCAAGAAGGCTTTCGAAGTATCTGAAGGAAAAATATTCTATACTTATCCAAGAAGATTATATCAAGTTTTTGCTCAGGAAGAACAAGGTAAACAAGAAATACGTAAGGACAAAGAACAACAACAGAAGGAGGCTCTATGACTATGAGAGTCTATTGCCATTTACAGAATTACAGGTAGACACAAAGCACATATTGGATGAAAAAGCTCTTCCTATGGAAGTATATGAGCATATTAAAAACAGATTACTTCCCACTTATGCCTATAATGCCATAGATGTAAAGACAAGGATAAGGTTTACCATGTATGCCCATAGTCTAAATGCCACTTATGGGATATTATTTTTGTTCATCGTGATTCTATGGATGAGATTAAACAATGTAAGAGATAGGATAAGAATACGGGTTGATAACGGTGGGGAGTTTTTCAGTGGTAGCGAGAAAAAGCTTAAGACCTTTAACGATCTTGTATCAATTTTAAATGCTGAAGCATATACCATACCTCCTCGGGCTAAACACTTACAGGGCATTATAGAAAGCTCTCACAAATTGGATGATGAGTATTTCTTTTCTTCTCATGTTCTTACCTGTAATGATGATAGAGCATTTATAAAGAAAGCTCAGGAGTGGCTTAATGTGTGGAACACAGCAAGAAATCATTTTGGAGTAGGTATGAATGGTGACACTCCTTTACAGAAGCTTAAAAGCTTAAAAACAATTATTAATCAAAACATTGTAAAATTCCCAGTTCTCATGTTGGAAGATGTGACAAAATATGTTGGTAATATTTATGATATTGTAGTTAGTTATATCAGTAAACAGTTAATTAACCAGGGTGGTAAATATGTTATTGACCAGTGCC